The following proteins come from a genomic window of Armatimonadota bacterium:
- a CDS encoding MFS transporter, giving the protein MQKLTPVRPRAVNRVLYALGAFGAALLQQTVLLWVFFFYAPPPGQPHPARVTPAAVGLAMAAGRLVDALADPLVAHWSDSLRSRWGRRRPFILGASPLLAICFVLLWRPPHAGISPANATYLTATLGAFFFLYTMVLNPYIALLPEVTARGRGRVATTSLQAGFNLAGIAAAFVGSSWLSTRVGFPAMGAVLAPLGLAALLISTLGVREYVPAAPPQPLGPTLRGILSDRRFRIFIPAIATVWFGLSMVQLALALIVTVLMELPQSAVAPLLGLILGVTAVSLPLTARLIRRLGERRTILAAMALLAADLALAAAIGRWPAPLGTAAEGMAVLALGGPAVGAMFVLPNALLAEIAEDHGRLVGTRAEGMFFAFQGVIFNGTTSLSAAALGALIQWLGQSPPDAWGLRAALLVAAVSTAAGALVFTRYPQSSGQVLQKPGPPA; this is encoded by the coding sequence GTGCAGAAACTGACGCCTGTGCGGCCGCGGGCTGTCAACCGGGTCCTTTACGCGCTGGGGGCGTTTGGGGCAGCGCTGCTGCAGCAGACTGTCCTCCTGTGGGTGTTCTTCTTCTACGCCCCGCCTCCCGGGCAGCCGCACCCGGCGCGGGTCACGCCGGCGGCGGTAGGCCTGGCCATGGCCGCAGGCCGGCTTGTGGATGCCCTGGCCGACCCCCTGGTGGCGCACTGGAGCGACAGCCTGCGCAGCCGCTGGGGGAGGCGCCGCCCCTTCATCCTGGGCGCCTCGCCACTGCTGGCCATCTGCTTTGTCCTCCTCTGGCGGCCGCCTCACGCCGGGATCTCCCCGGCCAACGCGACCTACCTCACCGCCACCCTGGGAGCCTTCTTCTTCCTCTACACCATGGTCCTCAATCCCTACATCGCCCTCCTGCCGGAGGTTACCGCGCGGGGCAGGGGGAGGGTGGCCACCACGTCGCTGCAGGCGGGGTTCAACCTTGCGGGTATCGCCGCCGCCTTCGTCGGCTCCTCCTGGCTCTCCACCCGGGTCGGCTTCCCCGCCATGGGCGCCGTGCTCGCACCGCTGGGCCTGGCTGCCCTGCTGATATCCACTCTGGGGGTGCGGGAGTACGTCCCAGCCGCGCCGCCCCAGCCGCTGGGACCCACCCTGCGGGGAATCCTCAGCGACCGCCGGTTCCGCATCTTCATCCCCGCCATCGCCACCGTCTGGTTCGGTCTGAGCATGGTCCAGCTGGCCCTGGCACTCATCGTTACTGTCCTGATGGAGCTACCGCAGTCGGCGGTGGCGCCTCTGCTCGGCCTCATCCTGGGTGTGACCGCGGTCTCCCTGCCCCTGACCGCCAGGCTGATCCGCCGCCTGGGGGAGCGGCGGACGATCCTGGCGGCGATGGCTCTGCTGGCCGCTGACCTGGCGCTGGCGGCAGCGATTGGACGCTGGCCGGCACCTCTCGGGACGGCAGCAGAGGGAATGGCCGTCCTGGCCCTGGGTGGACCGGCCGTGGGAGCCATGTTCGTCCTGCCCAACGCCCTGCTGGCAGAAATCGCCGAGGACCACGGCCGCCTGGTCGGAACTCGGGCGGAGGGGATGTTCTTCGCTTTCCAGGGCGTGATCTTCAACGGGACGACCAGCCTGTCTGCGGCCGCCCTGGGCGCCCTCATCCAGTGGCTCGGGCAGAGCCCGCCAGATGCCTGGGGCCTGCGGGCCGCCCTTCTGGTTGCGGCTGTCTCCACCGCTGCCGGCGCGCTGGTCTTCACGCGCTACCCGCAGAGCTCCGGTCAGGTGCTGCAGAAGCCGGGGCCCCCGGCGTAA
- the aroQ gene encoding type II 3-dehydroquinate dehydratase: MPRILVMFGPNLNLLGVREPEVYGTESFASLEARLRAVAAAEGVEVEIFQSNHEGALIDRLQEAPGAFDAVVLNPGGLTHTSVALRDAVAAVPLPVIEAHLSNPFRREPFRRRSLLAGVCVGTIQGFGPESMVLAVRAAAALLRVRPGEP; encoded by the coding sequence GTGCCGCGCATCCTGGTGATGTTCGGGCCGAACCTGAACCTCCTCGGCGTGCGGGAACCGGAGGTCTACGGTACCGAGTCGTTTGCCAGCCTGGAGGCCCGGCTGCGCGCGGTCGCTGCGGCAGAGGGGGTGGAGGTGGAGATCTTCCAGTCGAACCACGAAGGCGCCCTGATCGACCGTCTGCAGGAGGCTCCGGGGGCCTTCGATGCAGTGGTCCTCAACCCCGGCGGGCTGACCCATACCTCGGTTGCCCTGCGGGATGCGGTGGCCGCGGTGCCGCTTCCGGTCATCGAGGCTCACCTGAGCAATCCGTTCCGCCGGGAGCCGTTTCGCCGCCGCTCCCTCCTGGCGGGGGTCTGCGTGGGGACCATCCAGGGGTTCGGGCCTGAATCCATGGTTCTGGCTGTTCGGGCCGCCGCCGCGCTGCTGCGCGTCCGGCCGGGGGAGCCCTGA
- a CDS encoding putative metallopeptidase yields the protein MRGPRRGARRGTPRPGAVGLRWEPAPDIRRRLARIARAVGFRHVNARRLFAVRTYGSRANALARIWGLSGIFQRALRLQAAYVVEVLHPAFDRLSRAEQDRVLIHELLHIPTTFSGSLRPEQSRNFRTHHTVSRLYRLYLANRRRA from the coding sequence ATGCGCGGGCCGCGGCGTGGGGCTAGGCGGGGAACACCGCGTCCGGGGGCCGTCGGCCTGCGCTGGGAGCCTGCGCCGGACATCCGGCGGCGGCTGGCGCGCATCGCCCGGGCAGTGGGTTTTCGTCACGTGAACGCGCGGCGGCTCTTTGCCGTCCGTACCTACGGGTCGAGGGCCAACGCCCTGGCCCGCATCTGGGGGCTCTCGGGAATCTTTCAGCGGGCCCTCCGTCTGCAGGCGGCCTACGTGGTGGAGGTGCTGCACCCTGCGTTCGACCGCCTCTCCCGCGCCGAGCAGGACCGCGTGCTGATTCACGAGCTGCTGCATATTCCCACGACCTTCTCGGGCAGCCTGCGGCCGGAGCAGTCCCGGAACTTCCGCACGCACCACACGGTCAGCCGCCTCTACCGCCTCTACCTGGCCAATCGGCGGCGGGCATAG
- the aroC gene encoding chorismate synthase, translated as MLRLLTAGESHGRALVVVLEGMPAGLPLSEEDIAGDLKRRQLGYGRGGRMQIEEDRAEILSGVMRGETTGAPIALWIQNRDWRRDEPELTRPRPGHADLVGAQKYAFRDVRPVLERSSARETAARVAAGAVCRKFLGAFGITIISHVTEIGGVAIRTRPERWEEIAARAASSAVRCADPEVEEEMKAAIDAAAARGDTLGGVFEVVALGLPPGLGSYVHWDRKLDARLAAALMSINAIKGVEIGLGFAAARTPGSAAHDEIFYSPKRGFYRQSERAGGTEGGISTGGPLVVRAAMKPLSTLRTPLRSVDLITKAPVEAAVVRSDVCAVPAAGVIGEAVVAFVLADAFLEKFGGDALGDIRLAYDAYLRRLREM; from the coding sequence ATGTTGCGCTTGCTGACGGCGGGGGAGTCGCACGGGCGCGCGCTGGTTGTCGTCCTGGAGGGGATGCCGGCGGGGCTGCCGCTGTCCGAAGAGGACATCGCCGGGGATCTGAAGCGGCGGCAGCTGGGCTACGGTCGGGGGGGGCGGATGCAGATTGAAGAGGACCGCGCCGAGATCCTCTCGGGCGTGATGCGGGGCGAGACCACCGGCGCACCCATCGCCCTGTGGATCCAGAACCGGGACTGGCGCCGCGACGAGCCGGAGCTCACCCGGCCCCGCCCGGGCCATGCGGACCTGGTGGGCGCGCAGAAGTACGCCTTCCGCGATGTGCGGCCAGTTCTGGAGCGGAGCAGCGCCCGGGAGACCGCTGCACGGGTGGCCGCCGGCGCCGTTTGCCGCAAGTTCCTTGGGGCCTTCGGGATTACCATCATCAGCCACGTGACCGAGATCGGAGGGGTGGCCATCCGCACCAGGCCGGAGCGGTGGGAGGAGATCGCCGCCCGCGCCGCCTCCTCCGCTGTACGCTGTGCTGACCCGGAGGTGGAGGAGGAGATGAAGGCGGCGATCGACGCCGCGGCTGCGCGGGGCGACACCCTGGGTGGGGTTTTTGAGGTGGTGGCGCTAGGCCTGCCCCCCGGGCTCGGTTCCTACGTGCACTGGGACCGCAAGCTGGACGCGCGCCTGGCCGCGGCACTCATGTCCATCAACGCCATCAAGGGGGTGGAGATTGGCCTGGGGTTCGCCGCGGCGCGCACGCCCGGCTCGGCGGCGCACGACGAGATCTTCTACAGCCCAAAGCGGGGATTCTACCGTCAGAGCGAGCGCGCCGGGGGAACGGAAGGGGGGATTTCCACAGGCGGCCCGCTGGTGGTGCGGGCGGCGATGAAGCCGCTCTCTACGCTGCGCACCCCGCTGCGCTCGGTGGACCTGATCACGAAGGCGCCGGTGGAGGCAGCTGTGGTGCGCAGCGATGTCTGCGCCGTTCCCGCCGCGGGCGTCATCGGGGAGGCGGTGGTGGCCTTTGTCCTGGCGGACGCCTTCCTGGAGAAGTTCGGCGGCGACGCGCTGGGTGACATCCGCCTGGCCTACGACGCTTACCTGCGCCGCCTGCGGGAGATGTGA
- the aroB gene encoding 3-dehydroquinate synthase: protein MTAVKGHLLPSVILVGMPGSGKTHVGRLLAGRLGWTFVDTDALVEQRTGRSIQEIFSAQGEEAFRTAERAAVREAVRVRPAVIATGGGVLAERRNREALRNSGMLVYLRADPPILLDRISRDGVARPLLAGDPEGRLRALLAARAPLYEQADVIMDATRPPDELANALWEDLLGRCCARVPVDHSPRGYPVYIGAGVLDLVGGIVAGQGIRRATVLTHPRLWRRLGERVAQRLRGAGVEPVRVTVPPGERSKALALAARVVDRMAEAGMDRGDAVVALGGGVIGDLGGFVAGVYMRGVPLFHLPTTLLAQVDSAIGGKAAVNHPRAKNLIGVFHLPRAVLADVEVLRTLPLRELRSGLAEVIKYGMSVDAGILTFVEARLEALLAGDREALEECVRRCAAAKARVVSQDLYEAGERQILNYGHTVGHALERRWPEATHGEAVAVGMMVEAWVALRLGLVREEVMWRQEAILRRAGLPVHLPPAAPPGDELLQTMRLDKKVRRGEIRLTLLKDVGMGLVDQAVPEALLLEGLQACRASW, encoded by the coding sequence GTGACCGCGGTGAAAGGGCACCTGCTACCCAGCGTGATCCTGGTGGGCATGCCCGGTTCCGGCAAGACCCACGTGGGCCGGCTCCTGGCCGGGAGGCTGGGCTGGACATTCGTGGACACTGACGCCCTGGTGGAACAGCGCACCGGGCGGTCGATCCAAGAGATCTTTTCCGCGCAGGGCGAGGAGGCCTTCCGCACAGCGGAGCGAGCGGCGGTCAGGGAGGCGGTCCGGGTGCGGCCCGCGGTAATCGCCACCGGCGGAGGTGTGCTGGCTGAGCGGCGCAACCGGGAGGCGCTGCGCAACAGCGGTATGCTCGTCTACCTGCGGGCGGATCCTCCCATCCTCCTCGACCGCATCAGCCGCGACGGGGTTGCCCGCCCCCTGCTGGCCGGGGACCCCGAGGGGCGCCTGCGAGCGCTGCTGGCGGCGCGGGCGCCGCTGTACGAACAGGCCGACGTCATCATGGACGCCACCCGCCCACCCGACGAGCTGGCGAATGCGCTGTGGGAGGACCTGCTGGGCCGTTGCTGCGCCCGTGTACCCGTGGACCACTCCCCGCGGGGCTATCCGGTCTACATCGGGGCTGGGGTGCTGGACCTTGTGGGGGGGATCGTGGCCGGGCAGGGCATCCGACGGGCGACGGTCCTCACCCATCCCCGGCTGTGGCGGCGCCTGGGCGAGCGGGTGGCGCAGCGGCTGCGAGGAGCGGGCGTGGAGCCTGTGCGCGTCACTGTCCCACCGGGCGAGCGGTCGAAGGCGCTGGCGCTGGCGGCGCGGGTTGTGGACCGGATGGCGGAGGCGGGCATGGACCGCGGCGATGCCGTGGTGGCCCTGGGAGGCGGGGTGATCGGTGACCTCGGGGGGTTCGTCGCCGGCGTCTACATGCGCGGGGTCCCGCTGTTTCACCTGCCGACGACGCTGCTGGCTCAGGTGGACAGCGCTATCGGCGGCAAGGCGGCAGTGAACCACCCCCGGGCGAAGAACCTGATCGGTGTCTTCCACCTGCCCCGGGCCGTCCTGGCCGACGTTGAGGTCCTGCGTACCCTGCCGTTGCGGGAGCTGCGCTCGGGCCTGGCCGAGGTGATCAAGTACGGGATGAGTGTCGACGCGGGGATCCTGACCTTCGTCGAGGCGCGCCTGGAGGCGCTGCTGGCGGGCGACCGGGAGGCGCTGGAGGAGTGCGTCCGCCGCTGTGCTGCGGCCAAAGCCCGGGTGGTGTCGCAGGATCTTTACGAGGCCGGGGAGCGCCAGATCCTCAACTACGGGCACACGGTGGGGCACGCCCTGGAGCGCCGCTGGCCGGAGGCGACCCACGGGGAGGCGGTCGCCGTGGGCATGATGGTGGAGGCCTGGGTGGCGCTGCGTCTGGGGCTGGTGCGGGAGGAGGTCATGTGGCGACAGGAGGCCATCCTGCGGCGGGCGGGGCTGCCCGTGCACCTGCCGCCCGCCGCCCCGCCGGGGGATGAACTGTTGCAGACCATGCGCCTGGACAAGAAGGTCCGCCGGGGAGAGATCCGCCTCACCCTGCTCAAGGATGTGGGGATGGGGCTGGTGGACCAGGCCGTGCCGGAGGCGCTGCTGCTGGAAGGGCTGCAGGCGTGCCGCGCATCCTGGTGA
- the gyrA gene encoding DNA gyrase subunit A, with amino-acid sequence MAVEERIVNRTIEEEMRTSYLDYAMSVIVSRALPDVRDGLKPVQRRILYGMSELGLRPESPYKKSARIVGDVMGRYHPHGDAPIYEALVRMAQEWSFRYPLIDPQGNFGSVDGDPPGAQRYTEARLSRLAMEMLADIDKETVDFVPNFDESMREPTVLPARIPNLLMNGASGIAVGMATNIPPHNLGEIVDALTALIDTPTLPDEELLKIVKGPDFPTGGLILGREGIRQAYLTGRGSLTVRAKVEIEELRGGKTAIIVSELPFMVNKAALIQRVADLVRQRKLNGVVDLRDESDRHGLRVVIELRRDVNPQIVRNQLFKHTQLQTTFGAILLALVEGVPRVLTLRQLLEAYLAHRRQVVIRRTRHDLRRAEERAHVLEGLKIALRFLDEVIALIRRAKDVEAARGGLMRQFKLSEVQANAILDLRLQRLTALEREKVEEEYKALLKDIARYREMLADAESPRPRLIMAAIREELQQVKERYADVRRTRIVSKEAEAFEAEDLIPDLDVVITLTRNNYIKRLPLESYRLQRRGGKGVVGAAPREEDVVEHLVVATNHAFLLFFTNRGKVYRIKAHEIPEAGRASRGLALVNLLTVASGERVTAIIPLRSFEENGYLFMATRKGYVKKTGLLEFLHAKRAGIFAITFEGEDELVGVRLIRADTEVVLATRMGRALRFRAGQVRETGRTARGVRGIRLRAGDAVVGLADTREGETLLTLTERGFGKRTRFAQYPLKHRGGMGVTNLKVTARTGPVAAVRPVNADDEILIISSRGEVLRTPVGDIPVLGRAARGVLVKRLAEGDRLAAVASISREE; translated from the coding sequence ATGGCCGTAGAGGAACGCATCGTCAACCGCACCATTGAGGAGGAGATGCGGACCTCCTACCTCGACTACGCCATGTCTGTCATCGTCAGTCGGGCCCTGCCGGATGTGCGTGACGGGTTGAAGCCGGTGCAGCGCCGCATCCTCTACGGGATGTCCGAGCTGGGCCTGCGCCCGGAGAGTCCCTACAAGAAGAGCGCGCGCATCGTCGGGGACGTCATGGGCCGCTATCACCCCCACGGGGACGCGCCCATCTATGAGGCTCTGGTGCGCATGGCCCAGGAATGGTCCTTCCGCTACCCGCTCATCGATCCACAGGGCAACTTCGGCTCCGTTGACGGCGACCCCCCGGGAGCGCAGCGCTACACGGAGGCTCGCCTCTCCCGCCTGGCCATGGAGATGCTGGCGGACATCGACAAGGAGACGGTCGACTTCGTCCCCAACTTCGACGAATCCATGCGCGAACCGACGGTGCTCCCGGCGCGCATCCCTAACCTGCTGATGAACGGGGCCAGCGGCATCGCCGTGGGCATGGCTACCAATATCCCCCCGCACAACCTGGGGGAGATTGTCGATGCCCTCACTGCGCTTATCGATACCCCCACCCTGCCCGACGAGGAGTTGTTGAAGATCGTCAAGGGCCCGGACTTCCCCACGGGGGGCCTGATCCTGGGACGGGAGGGGATTCGCCAGGCCTATCTCACAGGCCGGGGCAGCCTCACGGTTCGGGCCAAGGTAGAGATTGAGGAGCTGCGCGGCGGAAAGACGGCCATCATCGTCAGCGAGCTGCCCTTCATGGTGAACAAGGCGGCGCTGATCCAGCGGGTGGCTGACCTGGTTCGACAGCGCAAGCTGAACGGGGTGGTGGACCTGCGGGATGAGTCCGATCGCCACGGCCTGCGGGTGGTCATCGAGCTGCGGCGGGATGTCAATCCCCAGATCGTGCGCAACCAGCTCTTCAAGCACACCCAGCTGCAGACGACCTTCGGGGCCATCCTCCTGGCGCTGGTGGAGGGGGTGCCGCGGGTGCTCACCCTGCGGCAGCTCCTGGAGGCGTACCTGGCGCATCGCCGCCAGGTGGTCATCCGGCGCACCCGCCACGACCTGCGCCGGGCCGAGGAGCGGGCACACGTGCTGGAGGGGCTGAAGATCGCGCTGAGGTTCCTGGACGAGGTCATCGCCCTGATCCGACGGGCCAAGGATGTGGAGGCGGCCCGCGGAGGGCTGATGCGGCAGTTCAAGCTGAGCGAGGTACAGGCCAACGCCATCCTGGACCTGCGGCTGCAGCGCCTCACCGCCCTGGAGCGGGAGAAGGTGGAGGAAGAGTACAAGGCCCTGCTTAAGGACATCGCCCGCTACCGGGAGATGCTGGCGGATGCCGAGTCGCCGCGGCCGCGGTTGATCATGGCGGCCATCCGTGAGGAGCTGCAGCAGGTCAAGGAGCGCTATGCCGATGTGCGGCGCACACGCATCGTGAGCAAGGAGGCCGAGGCCTTCGAGGCGGAGGACCTCATCCCCGACCTGGACGTGGTGATCACCTTAACGCGGAACAACTACATCAAGCGGCTCCCTCTGGAGAGCTACCGGTTGCAGCGCCGTGGGGGCAAGGGAGTGGTGGGGGCCGCCCCCAGGGAAGAGGACGTGGTGGAGCACCTGGTGGTGGCCACTAATCACGCCTTCCTCCTCTTCTTTACCAACCGCGGCAAGGTCTACCGGATTAAGGCCCACGAGATCCCGGAGGCCGGTCGAGCGTCCCGCGGACTGGCCCTGGTCAACCTGCTGACGGTGGCGTCGGGGGAGCGCGTCACCGCCATCATCCCCCTGCGTTCCTTTGAAGAGAATGGGTACCTCTTCATGGCCACGCGCAAGGGATACGTGAAGAAGACAGGCTTGCTGGAGTTCCTGCACGCCAAGCGCGCAGGGATCTTCGCCATAACCTTCGAGGGGGAGGACGAGCTGGTGGGGGTGCGCCTCATCCGCGCGGACACCGAGGTGGTGCTGGCCACCCGGATGGGGCGGGCGCTCCGGTTCCGCGCGGGGCAGGTACGGGAGACGGGGCGTACGGCCCGCGGCGTGCGGGGCATCCGGCTGCGCGCCGGCGATGCGGTGGTAGGGCTGGCGGACACACGGGAAGGGGAGACGTTGCTCACATTGACCGAGCGGGGGTTCGGCAAGCGCACACGCTTCGCCCAGTACCCTTTGAAGCACCGCGGGGGGATGGGTGTGACCAACCTGAAGGTCACAGCGCGCACGGGCCCCGTGGCTGCAGTGCGCCCGGTGAACGCCGACGACGAGATCCTCATCATCAGCAGCCGCGGCGAGGTGTTGCGCACGCCTGTGGGTGACATTCCCGTGCTGGGGCGGGCCGCGCGGGGTGTGCTGGTCAAGCGGCTGGCCGAGGGCGACCGCCTGGCCGCGGTGGCCAGCATCAGCCGGGAGGAGTAG
- the aroH gene encoding chorismate mutase: protein MHVRGIRGATTAGENTAEAILSATRELLLEMVRQNGVELDEIAAVVFTCTDDLNAAFPAEASRALGWTSVPLLTAREVDVPGGLPRCIRVLILWNTPRSQEEVAHVYLREAEALRPDLTRGARRVRGPLPLPPESR from the coding sequence ATGCACGTCCGCGGCATCCGCGGGGCCACCACAGCCGGAGAGAATACGGCTGAGGCCATCCTCTCGGCGACACGGGAGCTCCTCCTGGAGATGGTGCGGCAGAACGGCGTGGAGCTGGACGAGATCGCCGCCGTAGTCTTCACCTGCACCGACGACCTGAATGCAGCCTTCCCGGCCGAGGCCAGCCGGGCGTTGGGGTGGACCAGCGTCCCGCTGCTTACCGCCCGGGAGGTCGACGTGCCAGGGGGGCTGCCCCGCTGCATCCGCGTGCTTATCCTCTGGAACACCCCCCGCTCGCAGGAGGAGGTGGCGCACGTCTACCTGCGCGAGGCGGAGGCGCTGCGTCCCGACCTCACCCGGGGAGCCCGCCGGGTACGGGGCCCCCTGCCCCTGCCCCCGGAGTCCCGGTGA
- a CDS encoding site-2 protease family protein, with protein sequence MWRRWVRAIAILGGTVLAHELAHAVAAWRVGGRVREIAIGFGPRLLARRVRETTVSLRPLLVGGFAAIDVEALSLERRVPVLLAGPLANVLLGLWLLPRDPALRAVAVAVTGHGPAPSRVQISGVVGAMAMLLRAAHPLALRHLAGQINLSVGLANLLPLLPLDGGHLALAKMEAKGVPAAGRNFYRYASALVFLWFLLQVLAGDLRRLRPLAR encoded by the coding sequence ATGTGGCGGCGCTGGGTACGGGCGATAGCCATCCTTGGGGGAACGGTGCTGGCACATGAGCTGGCGCACGCCGTGGCCGCCTGGCGCGTCGGCGGCCGCGTGCGGGAGATCGCCATAGGATTCGGACCGCGGCTGCTGGCTCGTCGTGTGCGCGAGACCACGGTCAGCCTGCGGCCGCTGCTGGTGGGTGGCTTTGCCGCCATCGATGTGGAAGCGCTCTCCCTGGAGCGGCGGGTGCCGGTGCTGCTGGCGGGTCCCCTGGCCAACGTGCTGCTAGGCCTGTGGCTTCTGCCGCGGGATCCTGCGCTGCGGGCGGTGGCCGTCGCCGTAACAGGCCATGGCCCGGCGCCTTCTCGGGTGCAGATCTCCGGTGTGGTGGGCGCGATGGCCATGCTGCTGCGTGCGGCCCACCCCCTGGCCCTGCGGCACCTGGCCGGGCAAATCAACCTCAGCGTGGGCTTAGCCAACCTCCTGCCGCTGTTGCCGCTTGACGGCGGGCACCTGGCGCTGGCGAAAATGGAGGCGAAGGGTGTGCCCGCGGCGGGGCGGAATTTCTACCGCTACGCCAGTGCGCTGGTCTTCCTCTGGTTCCTGCTGCAGGTACTGGCTGGTGACCTGCGGCGCCTGCGGCCTCTCGCGCGGTGA
- the gyrB gene encoding DNA topoisomerase (ATP-hydrolyzing) subunit B, with translation MAESSTYDVQHIQVLEGLEGVRRRPAMYIGSTGPDGLHHLLYEVVDNAVDEALAGYCTRIEVVLHRDGSASVLDNGRGIPVGILPRLGKPAVEVVLTTLHAGGKFDGGGYKISGGLHGVGVSVVNALSEMLEVEVYREGRTYWQRFERGKPVSALRSSPGAPLPSGTRVVFLPDRQVMTATEFNADVIARRLDDIAYLNAGLEIVLVDERSGRRQVFQHAGGIKELVRVLNKSRTRLNEEPIYDRRERDGAEVEFAVQYNDSYLEHTLTFVNTIPTPEGGTHLVGFRAALTRTLNEYARRAGMRNGEVTLSGEDVREGLTAVLSLKLRDPQFEGQTKTKLGNTEVKGLVESVVAEALQEYLETHPGEARRILNKAITAARAREAARQARDLVRRKNALDISTLPGKLADCVERDPEHSELFIVEGESAGGSAKQGRDRHFQAILPIQGKILNVEKARLDKMLNHEEIRAIITALGTGIGNDFDLNRRRYDKIIIMADADVDGSHIRTLLLTFFYRYMRPLIERGKVYIAQPPLYLIRTGKERRYAYSDEERQIVVRELEARGQRVEIQRYKGLSEMNPEQLWETTMDPQQRTLKRVEISEAEEADRLFSTLMGEEVEPRRQFIVQYAREVRNLDI, from the coding sequence GTGGCTGAGTCCTCCACCTACGACGTCCAGCACATCCAGGTTTTGGAGGGGCTTGAGGGCGTCCGGCGGCGTCCCGCCATGTACATCGGATCCACGGGCCCCGACGGGCTGCACCATCTCCTCTACGAGGTGGTCGATAATGCCGTGGACGAGGCTCTGGCGGGCTACTGCACCCGCATTGAAGTGGTGTTGCACCGCGACGGGAGTGCCAGCGTGCTGGACAATGGCCGGGGGATTCCCGTTGGGATTCTGCCCAGGCTGGGGAAGCCTGCCGTCGAGGTCGTTCTGACCACGCTCCACGCCGGAGGCAAGTTCGACGGCGGGGGCTATAAGATTTCCGGGGGCCTGCATGGGGTGGGGGTTTCAGTAGTCAACGCCCTCTCGGAGATGCTGGAGGTGGAGGTGTACCGGGAGGGCAGAACCTACTGGCAGCGGTTCGAGCGCGGCAAGCCCGTGAGCGCGCTGCGCTCCTCCCCGGGAGCTCCGCTACCCAGCGGCACCAGGGTGGTCTTCCTGCCCGATCGCCAGGTGATGACAGCGACGGAGTTCAATGCCGACGTGATCGCCCGGCGGCTGGACGATATCGCTTACCTCAATGCCGGGCTGGAGATCGTCCTGGTGGACGAGCGCAGCGGGCGGAGGCAGGTCTTCCAGCACGCGGGGGGGATCAAGGAGCTGGTGCGCGTGCTGAACAAGAGCCGCACGCGCCTGAACGAGGAGCCGATCTACGACCGGCGAGAGCGCGACGGGGCCGAGGTCGAGTTCGCTGTGCAGTATAACGACAGTTACCTGGAGCACACGCTGACCTTCGTGAATACCATTCCCACGCCCGAGGGCGGGACGCACCTGGTAGGCTTCCGGGCGGCCCTCACCCGTACTCTGAACGAGTACGCGCGGCGGGCGGGGATGCGGAACGGTGAGGTCACGCTGTCCGGTGAGGATGTCCGCGAGGGCCTGACCGCCGTGCTCAGTCTGAAACTGCGCGACCCGCAATTTGAGGGGCAGACCAAGACCAAGCTGGGTAACACCGAGGTGAAGGGCCTGGTGGAGTCGGTTGTAGCGGAGGCCCTGCAGGAATACCTGGAGACCCACCCCGGTGAGGCGCGGCGCATTCTGAACAAGGCCATCACGGCAGCACGGGCCCGGGAGGCGGCCCGTCAGGCCCGTGACCTGGTGCGGCGGAAGAACGCACTGGATATCTCCACCCTGCCCGGAAAGCTGGCCGACTGCGTGGAGCGGGACCCGGAGCACTCTGAGCTCTTCATCGTCGAGGGTGAGTCCGCCGGCGGCTCGGCCAAGCAGGGGCGAGACCGGCACTTCCAGGCCATTCTCCCTATCCAGGGAAAGATTCTCAACGTAGAGAAGGCACGGCTGGACAAGATGCTCAACCACGAGGAGATCCGTGCCATCATCACAGCGCTGGGGACAGGGATTGGCAACGACTTCGATCTGAACCGGCGGCGCTATGACAAGATCATCATTATGGCCGATGCCGACGTAGACGGATCTCACATTCGCACGCTGCTGCTCACCTTCTTCTACCGCTACATGCGCCCGCTGATCGAGCGGGGTAAGGTGTACATTGCCCAGCCCCCCTTGTACCTGATAAGAACGGGAAAGGAGCGGCGCTACGCCTATTCCGACGAGGAGCGACAGATCGTGGTGCGCGAGCTGGAGGCGCGCGGGCAAAGGGTGGAGATCCAGCGGTACAAGGGGCTCTCCGAGATGAACCCGGAGCAGCTGTGGGAGACCACCATGGATCCGCAGCAGCGGACATTGAAGCGGGTGGAGATCTCCGAGGCGGAGGAGGCGGATCGGCTCTTCTCCACCCTGATGGGAGAAGAGGTGGAACCGCGGCGGCAATTCATCGTGCAGTACGCCCGGGAAGTGCGCAACCTGGATATTTGA